The following are encoded together in the Actinoplanes sp. N902-109 genome:
- a CDS encoding molybdopterin oxidoreductase family protein — MTATETHCPYCALQCGMIVTPQRTRVTVEPTGGLCAKGWTAADLLDHPDRLLTPLVRKDPADRGSPLREASWDEALDRVAAAIRASQEAYGPDSVGAFGGGGLTNEKAYTLGKFVRVALRSASIDYNGRFCMSSAATAANRSLGVDRGLPFPLADLAGARTVLLAGANPAEAMPPSMAHLDAGRAAGAQHIVVDPRRSKTAAGAYLHLQPLPGTDLALANGLLHIAVREGLVDEEFIAARTTGFDAVRQAVTAYWPERVERMTGVPEAHLRETVRRLATGRPSMILTARGAEQHSNGTDTAQAYLNLALALGLVGSPGEGYGTITGQGNGQGGREHGQKADQLPGYRRLDDPAARAHVAGVWGVDPDELPRPGLSAYEMLDRLGTPGGVRVLLVLASNIAVSAPHGNRVLDRLRALDLLVVSDIFLSETAALADVVLPTAQWAEEDGTMTNLEGRVIRRRRALDPPPEVRTDLQFLTALADRLGRGEFFTDQPRAVFEELRRASAGGVADYAGITWERVENEGGVFWPCPAEDHPGTPRLFAGGFPTPDGRARFVRVEHRDPHELPDRDYPYVLTTGRVMQQYQSGNQTRRVPALNVAMPEPRAELHPDLARRHGIADGDLIELRTRRGAAVLRARCDPGVRPDTVFAPFHWFGVNLLTDPALDRHSRMPAFKACAVAIAPCSPHSGEEPVR, encoded by the coding sequence ATGACGGCCACCGAGACGCACTGCCCGTACTGCGCGCTGCAGTGCGGCATGATCGTCACTCCGCAGCGGACCCGGGTGACGGTGGAGCCGACCGGCGGGCTCTGCGCCAAGGGCTGGACCGCGGCCGACCTGCTCGACCATCCGGACCGGTTGCTGACCCCGCTGGTCCGCAAGGATCCGGCCGACCGGGGCAGCCCGTTGCGCGAGGCGAGCTGGGACGAGGCGCTCGACCGCGTCGCCGCCGCTATCCGGGCCAGTCAGGAGGCGTACGGGCCGGACAGCGTGGGGGCGTTCGGCGGTGGCGGGCTCACCAACGAGAAGGCCTACACGCTGGGCAAGTTCGTGCGGGTGGCACTGCGCTCGGCCTCGATCGACTACAACGGACGGTTCTGCATGTCGTCGGCGGCTACCGCGGCGAACCGTTCGCTCGGGGTGGACCGGGGGCTGCCGTTCCCGCTGGCCGACCTGGCCGGGGCGCGCACGGTGCTGCTGGCCGGTGCGAACCCGGCCGAGGCGATGCCGCCGTCGATGGCGCACCTGGACGCCGGGCGGGCGGCCGGGGCCCAGCACATCGTCGTCGACCCGCGGCGTTCGAAGACCGCGGCCGGGGCGTACCTGCACCTGCAGCCGTTGCCCGGCACGGACCTGGCGCTGGCCAACGGCCTGCTGCACATCGCGGTCCGGGAGGGGCTGGTCGACGAGGAGTTCATCGCCGCGCGCACGACCGGTTTCGACGCGGTGCGGCAGGCGGTCACCGCGTACTGGCCCGAGCGGGTGGAACGGATGACCGGCGTGCCCGAGGCGCACCTGCGGGAAACCGTGCGGCGGCTGGCCACCGGACGGCCGTCGATGATCCTCACCGCGCGCGGCGCCGAGCAGCACAGCAACGGCACGGACACCGCCCAGGCGTACCTGAACCTCGCCCTGGCCCTCGGTCTGGTCGGCAGCCCGGGGGAGGGGTACGGCACGATCACCGGCCAGGGCAACGGGCAGGGCGGGCGCGAGCACGGGCAGAAGGCCGACCAGCTGCCCGGCTACCGGCGGCTGGACGACCCGGCGGCGCGGGCGCACGTGGCCGGCGTGTGGGGCGTGGACCCCGACGAACTGCCGCGGCCCGGGCTCAGTGCGTACGAGATGCTCGACCGGCTCGGCACCCCGGGCGGTGTCCGGGTGCTGCTCGTGCTGGCCAGCAACATCGCCGTGTCGGCGCCGCACGGCAACCGGGTGCTGGACCGGCTGCGCGCGCTCGACCTGCTGGTGGTCTCCGACATCTTCCTGTCCGAGACGGCCGCCCTGGCCGACGTGGTGCTGCCGACCGCGCAGTGGGCCGAGGAGGACGGCACGATGACCAACCTCGAGGGCCGGGTCATCCGCCGCCGCCGCGCCCTCGACCCGCCCCCGGAGGTGCGCACCGACCTGCAGTTCCTGACCGCGCTGGCGGACCGGCTGGGGCGCGGCGAGTTCTTCACCGACCAGCCGCGGGCGGTGTTCGAGGAGCTGCGCCGGGCCAGCGCCGGGGGCGTCGCCGACTACGCGGGCATCACCTGGGAGCGGGTGGAGAACGAGGGCGGGGTGTTCTGGCCGTGCCCGGCCGAGGACCACCCGGGCACGCCCCGGCTGTTCGCCGGCGGCTTCCCGACCCCCGACGGCCGGGCGCGGTTCGTCCGGGTGGAGCACCGCGACCCGCACGAGCTGCCCGACCGGGACTACCCGTACGTCCTGACGACCGGCCGGGTCATGCAGCAGTACCAGAGCGGCAACCAGACCCGCCGGGTGCCGGCGCTCAACGTGGCCATGCCGGAGCCACGCGCGGAGCTGCACCCCGACCTGGCCCGGCGGCACGGCATCGCCGACGGCGACCTGATCGAGCTGCGCACCCGGCGCGGCGCGGCGGTGCTGCGGGCCCGCTGCGACCCCGGCGTCCGGCCGGACACCGTCTTCGCGCCGTTCCACTGGTTCGGCGTCAACCTGCTCACCGATCCGGCGCTCGACCGGCACTCCCGGATGCCCGCCTTCAAGGCCTGCGCCGTGGCCATCGCACCGTGCTCACCGCACTCAGGAGAGGAACCCGTTCGATGA
- a CDS encoding sirohydrochlorin chelatase: MTGTLVAVAHGTRSAAGQAQIRELVGRVALRLPGVDVRLAYVDVQQPYVGDAVPRPGAVIVPLLLSTGYHVRVDIAEAAARTGAVVTAPLGPDPALVHSLRAGIAAGGSDAVVLAAAGSSDPGWRADVDRIAGQLGATVAYTSGAERRVPEVVAGLRDRGARRVTVAAYLLAEGLFYRSLHRAGADAVTPPLCAGPAVEDIVVARYLSTDLTTVPERL, encoded by the coding sequence ATGACCGGCACCCTGGTGGCGGTCGCCCACGGGACCCGGTCGGCGGCGGGGCAGGCGCAGATCCGCGAGCTGGTGGGCCGGGTCGCGCTGCGGCTGCCCGGGGTGGACGTGCGGCTGGCGTACGTGGACGTGCAGCAGCCCTACGTGGGTGATGCGGTCCCGCGGCCGGGCGCGGTCATCGTGCCGCTGCTGCTGTCCACCGGTTACCACGTACGGGTCGACATCGCCGAGGCCGCCGCGCGGACCGGGGCTGTGGTGACCGCGCCGCTGGGTCCCGATCCGGCGCTGGTGCACAGCCTGCGCGCGGGCATCGCGGCCGGTGGCTCGGACGCGGTGGTGCTGGCGGCGGCAGGCTCCTCGGATCCGGGCTGGCGCGCGGACGTCGACCGGATCGCCGGGCAGCTGGGGGCCACGGTGGCGTACACCTCCGGCGCCGAGCGGCGGGTCCCCGAGGTGGTGGCGGGGCTGCGGGACCGGGGTGCGCGCCGGGTGACCGTGGCGGCGTACCTGCTCGCCGAGGGGTTGTTCTACCGCTCGTTGCACCGGGCCGGTGCCGATGCGGTGACACCACCGCTGTGCGCCGGCCCCGCTGTCGAGGACATCGTGGTGGCGCGCTACCTGAGCACGGATCTCACAACGGTGCCGGAGCGGTTGTAG
- a CDS encoding uroporphyrinogen-III synthase, with amino-acid sequence MCAGQHATVTTSQAAEAAPLTGFTVAVTAERRRDELAALLERRGARVVVAPAITIVPLGDDEALHAATAACVGLAPDIVIATTGIGFRGWLEAAEGWGMGDTLRAALGRARLIARGAKPCGAIRAADLSEEWSAVTESSEEILDRLLAQGIAGRRIAVQLHGGAQDEFTGALRAAGAAVVEVPVYRWTLPGDVAPVRRLVGQLTAGQIDAVTFTSAPAVQALLEIAGDEAGRVLDRFRASTMAACVGPVTAASLIKQDVPVVMPHRSRLGALVKTVTDELPARAVRLSVAGEPLEIRGHAVVVGGRLQTLAPVAMAILGALAARPGAVVPKDKLAAALPRGTDSHAVDVAIARLRTALGGGGHIETVIKRGYRLRVDE; translated from the coding sequence ATGTGCGCTGGACAGCATGCGACGGTGACCACCAGTCAGGCTGCCGAGGCCGCGCCGCTCACCGGGTTCACCGTGGCCGTCACCGCGGAACGGCGGCGCGACGAGCTGGCCGCCCTGCTCGAACGGCGTGGCGCGCGGGTGGTGGTGGCGCCCGCGATCACCATCGTGCCGCTCGGCGACGACGAGGCGCTGCATGCCGCGACCGCCGCCTGCGTGGGCCTGGCTCCCGACATCGTCATCGCCACCACCGGCATCGGCTTCCGCGGCTGGCTGGAGGCGGCCGAGGGCTGGGGGATGGGCGACACGCTGCGGGCGGCGCTGGGCCGGGCCCGGCTGATCGCCCGCGGGGCGAAACCGTGCGGGGCGATCCGGGCCGCCGACCTGAGCGAGGAGTGGTCGGCGGTCACCGAGTCGTCCGAGGAGATTCTCGACCGGCTGCTGGCGCAGGGCATCGCCGGCCGGCGCATCGCGGTGCAGCTGCACGGCGGGGCGCAGGACGAGTTCACCGGGGCGCTGCGCGCGGCCGGGGCGGCGGTGGTGGAGGTGCCGGTCTACCGCTGGACGCTGCCCGGAGACGTCGCGCCGGTGCGCCGGCTGGTCGGCCAGCTCACCGCCGGGCAGATCGACGCGGTCACGTTCACCAGCGCCCCCGCGGTGCAGGCGCTGCTGGAGATCGCCGGGGACGAGGCCGGTCGGGTGCTGGACCGGTTCCGGGCGTCGACGATGGCCGCGTGCGTCGGGCCGGTGACCGCCGCGTCGCTGATCAAGCAGGACGTGCCGGTGGTGATGCCGCACCGCTCCCGGCTCGGCGCGCTGGTCAAGACGGTGACCGACGAGCTGCCCGCGCGGGCGGTGCGGTTGTCGGTGGCCGGCGAGCCGCTGGAGATCCGGGGCCATGCGGTGGTGGTCGGCGGGCGGTTGCAGACGCTGGCCCCGGTGGCGATGGCGATCCTGGGGGCGCTGGCCGCACGCCCGGGTGCGGTGGTGCCCAAGGACAAGCTGGCGGCTGCGCTGCCGCGGGGCACCGACAGCCATGCGGTGGACGTGGCGATCGCCCGGCTGCGGACCGCGCTGGGCGGGGGCGGGCACATCGAGACCGTCATCAAGCGGGGGTACCGGCTGCGGGTGGACGAATGA
- a CDS encoding glycoside hydrolase family 44 protein, giving the protein MPGSRPWRAHRPAMAAGVALALVAGGLIVPGAPAAAAPGLALSVDVSAARHRISPDIYGLNGADTAFAAEIGMPVARWGGNASTRYNFTNHTYNTGSDWYFENIVAGPDNTLEAFVRTNLQRGTKQVVTVPMSGWVAKDSPDQHPFACGFPAARFPQQDSFDQWDPACGNGKHGGVDLTGADPTDTSIPADASFDGAMVSHLVSQFGTAAHGGVPIYELDNEPVLWSSTHRDVHPDPVTYDELGTKGTATATAIKAADPSAAVLGPSGWGYCEWVASGLDGCSPGADAAAHGGLNLSQWYLKTMKDHSDARGGKRLLDYFDQHYYPQISGGQDAESNALRLRSTRSLWDPTYVEESWIGPSGVNAPPLQFIRTMKSWIAQYYPGTRTAITEYNWGALDSINGALTQADVLGIFGREGLDLATMWGEPQPAQPGAYAFRMYRNYDGRGGRFGDVSVSASSSDQGQLAVYAAQRLHDKALTLMVINKTGTDATAPLSVAGFHAGGPVQRFTYGPADLTAVVRGTDLPVTRGTVSATYPANSITLLVLPARRR; this is encoded by the coding sequence GTGCCGGGTTCTCGACCGTGGCGTGCGCACCGACCGGCCATGGCCGCCGGGGTGGCGCTGGCGCTCGTGGCAGGCGGGCTGATCGTTCCGGGGGCTCCCGCTGCGGCCGCCCCGGGACTTGCCCTGTCGGTGGACGTGTCCGCCGCCCGGCACCGGATCAGCCCGGACATCTACGGGCTCAACGGCGCCGACACGGCGTTCGCCGCGGAGATCGGCATGCCGGTGGCCCGGTGGGGCGGCAACGCGTCGACCCGGTACAACTTCACCAACCACACGTACAACACGGGCAGCGACTGGTACTTCGAGAACATCGTGGCCGGGCCGGACAACACGCTGGAAGCGTTCGTGCGGACCAACTTGCAACGGGGTACCAAGCAGGTCGTCACCGTGCCGATGAGTGGGTGGGTGGCCAAGGACTCGCCGGATCAGCACCCGTTCGCCTGCGGTTTCCCGGCGGCCCGTTTCCCGCAGCAGGACTCGTTCGACCAGTGGGACCCGGCCTGCGGCAACGGCAAGCACGGCGGCGTCGACCTCACCGGGGCGGACCCCACGGACACCTCGATCCCGGCCGACGCGTCGTTCGACGGCGCGATGGTCTCGCACCTGGTCAGCCAGTTCGGTACGGCCGCGCACGGCGGCGTGCCGATCTACGAGCTGGACAACGAACCGGTGCTGTGGAGTTCCACCCACCGGGACGTGCACCCGGACCCGGTCACGTACGACGAGCTCGGCACCAAGGGCACGGCGACGGCGACGGCGATCAAGGCGGCCGACCCGAGCGCCGCGGTGCTCGGCCCGTCCGGCTGGGGTTACTGCGAGTGGGTCGCGTCCGGGCTGGACGGGTGTTCCCCGGGGGCCGACGCGGCCGCCCACGGTGGGCTCAACCTCTCGCAGTGGTACCTGAAGACCATGAAGGACCACAGCGACGCCCGCGGCGGCAAACGCTTGCTCGACTACTTCGACCAGCACTACTACCCGCAGATCAGCGGTGGGCAGGACGCGGAGTCAAACGCGCTGCGGCTGCGGTCGACCCGGTCGCTGTGGGACCCGACGTACGTGGAGGAGTCCTGGATCGGTCCGAGCGGTGTCAACGCCCCGCCGCTGCAGTTCATCCGCACCATGAAGTCGTGGATCGCGCAGTACTACCCCGGGACGAGGACCGCCATCACCGAGTACAACTGGGGCGCGCTGGACAGCATCAACGGCGCCCTCACCCAGGCTGACGTCCTCGGGATCTTCGGCCGCGAAGGGCTCGACCTCGCCACCATGTGGGGAGAGCCGCAGCCGGCCCAGCCCGGCGCCTACGCATTCCGGATGTACCGCAACTACGACGGCAGAGGCGGCCGGTTCGGCGACGTGAGCGTGTCGGCGAGCAGCAGCGACCAGGGACAGCTCGCCGTGTACGCCGCGCAGCGGCTCCACGACAAGGCACTGACCCTGATGGTGATCAACAAGACCGGCACCGACGCGACAGCACCCCTGTCGGTCGCCGGGTTCCACGCCGGCGGCCCGGTCCAGCGGTTCACCTACGGCCCGGCCGACCTCACGGCCGTCGTGCGAGGCACCGACCTCCCGGTGACCAGGGGCACGGTCAGCGCCACGTACCCGGCGAACTCCATCACACTGCTGGTCCTGCCTGCCCGCCGGCGCTGA
- a CDS encoding ATP-binding protein: protein MRKCLSEHPATLVLDLRGLRDPHAESVTTWMSCRHQADALTPRVQVVVCAAEHSPVARRLGRTGVASSAPVLPSLAQARAAAAEWLPLTGRFQVHLEPELVSSRVARGVVTDACTAWRMPELCDRGRLVISELVANAVEHAGTPVTMLLSRRGCGLHLAVRDGDPRLPQLCDLARRPGEPLTVRGRGLHTVHAVATLWGSMPSGSGKVVWATVRPWRRTR, encoded by the coding sequence GTGCGGAAATGTCTGAGCGAACACCCGGCGACGCTCGTCCTCGATCTGCGCGGGTTGCGGGATCCGCACGCCGAGAGCGTCACCACCTGGATGAGCTGCCGGCATCAGGCCGACGCCCTGACCCCGCGGGTGCAGGTGGTGGTCTGCGCCGCCGAGCACAGCCCGGTGGCCCGGCGGCTGGGCCGGACCGGCGTCGCGTCGAGCGCCCCGGTGCTGCCGAGCCTGGCGCAGGCGCGGGCGGCGGCGGCCGAGTGGTTGCCGCTGACCGGGCGGTTCCAGGTGCACCTGGAACCCGAGCTGGTGTCGTCGCGGGTGGCCCGGGGGGTGGTGACCGATGCCTGCACGGCCTGGCGGATGCCGGAGCTCTGCGACCGGGGCCGGCTGGTGATCTCCGAGCTGGTGGCCAACGCCGTCGAGCATGCCGGTACCCCGGTGACCATGCTGCTGTCGCGCCGGGGGTGCGGACTGCACCTGGCGGTCCGCGACGGCGACCCGCGGTTGCCGCAGCTGTGCGACCTCGCCAGGAGGCCGGGGGAGCCGCTCACGGTGCGCGGCCGGGGGCTGCACACCGTGCACGCCGTCGCGACGCTGTGGGGGTCCATGCCGTCCGGGTCCGGCAAGGTGGTGTGGGCGACGGTGCGCCCGTGGCGTCGTACCCGGTGA
- a CDS encoding pyridoxal-phosphate dependent enzyme, producing MATLLDRAGRHYPLDEPRWRGDDGSPLLVTPLPGITRADVASSVRSQWRYAAALPQPIAQPVTLGEGLTPLLPFAVDGLDLHVKPEWFNPTASFKDRGTSVMMSVLKQQGVTAMLEDSSGNGGSSVAAYAAAAGIAATVLAPESTSSAKIQQSRVHGATVELVPGPRQASADEAVRRSAGTFYASHNWHPYFLQGTKLLAYEIWEDLDFTGPAAVVLPCGAGSLVLGLHLGFGELLASGAITRRPRLLVAQPARCSPLVTAFAAGADAVTPQAWTPTVAEGTAIAQPVRDREVLSAIRASGGAMTAVPEEDIAPAMFELAARGLYAEPTSSIVLPAVRTFARQGVLTGAGPTVVVLTGTALKAADAVARLLG from the coding sequence ATGGCTACTCTCCTGGACCGCGCCGGCCGGCACTATCCCCTCGACGAACCGCGGTGGCGTGGCGATGACGGATCTCCGCTGCTCGTCACGCCGCTGCCCGGGATCACGCGCGCCGACGTGGCCTCGTCCGTACGGTCGCAGTGGCGTTATGCCGCCGCGCTGCCGCAGCCGATCGCCCAGCCGGTCACCCTGGGCGAGGGGCTGACGCCGTTGCTGCCGTTCGCCGTTGACGGTCTCGACCTGCACGTCAAGCCCGAGTGGTTCAACCCGACGGCGAGTTTCAAGGACCGCGGCACCAGCGTCATGATGTCGGTGCTCAAGCAGCAGGGCGTCACCGCGATGCTGGAGGACAGCAGCGGCAACGGCGGCTCGTCGGTCGCGGCGTACGCTGCAGCGGCGGGCATCGCGGCCACCGTCCTGGCCCCGGAATCCACCTCCAGCGCCAAGATCCAGCAGAGCCGGGTGCACGGCGCCACGGTCGAGCTGGTGCCCGGCCCGCGGCAGGCCAGCGCGGACGAGGCGGTGCGCCGGTCGGCGGGCACGTTCTACGCCAGCCACAACTGGCATCCGTACTTCCTGCAGGGGACGAAGCTGCTGGCGTACGAGATCTGGGAGGACCTCGACTTCACCGGACCGGCCGCGGTGGTCCTGCCGTGCGGGGCCGGCAGCCTGGTCCTGGGCCTGCACCTGGGCTTCGGCGAGCTGCTGGCGTCCGGCGCGATCACCCGGCGGCCCCGGCTGCTGGTGGCCCAGCCGGCCCGCTGCAGCCCGCTGGTGACGGCGTTCGCGGCCGGCGCCGACGCCGTGACACCGCAGGCCTGGACCCCGACGGTGGCCGAGGGGACGGCGATCGCGCAGCCGGTGCGCGACCGCGAGGTGCTGTCCGCCATCCGGGCCTCGGGTGGCGCGATGACGGCGGTGCCGGAGGAGGACATCGCGCCCGCGATGTTCGAGCTGGCGGCCCGCGGGCTCTACGCGGAGCCGACCAGCTCGATCGTGCTGCCGGCGGTGCGCACCTTCGCTCGCCAGGGGGTGCTGACCGGGGCGGGGCCGACGGTGGTGGTGCTGACCGGCACGGCGCTGAAGGCGGCGGACGCGGTGGCACGGCTGCTGGGCTGA
- a CDS encoding Hsp20/alpha crystallin family protein has product MVLTFDPFREFDRLAGQMFGGAPGAGATTMAMPMDLYRSGDHFVLHCDLAGIDPGSVQVDVDGHVLSIRAERSPRTDSDVQWLRRERATGTFERRLTLGDGLDLERISATWQDGVLTLTIPVAEAAKPRRIPITTGPARETPAPEAPTIDGVTTGGTAIARG; this is encoded by the coding sequence GTGGTGCTTACTTTCGATCCTTTCCGCGAGTTCGACCGCCTGGCCGGTCAGATGTTCGGCGGCGCGCCCGGCGCCGGCGCCACCACCATGGCGATGCCGATGGACCTGTACCGCTCCGGTGACCATTTCGTCCTGCACTGCGACCTGGCGGGCATCGACCCGGGCTCGGTGCAGGTGGATGTCGACGGGCACGTGCTGTCCATCCGGGCCGAGCGCTCGCCGCGCACCGACTCCGACGTGCAGTGGCTACGCCGCGAGCGGGCGACCGGCACCTTCGAACGCCGGCTCACCCTGGGCGACGGTCTGGACCTGGAGCGGATCAGCGCCACCTGGCAGGACGGCGTGCTGACGCTGACCATCCCGGTCGCCGAGGCGGCCAAGCCGCGCCGCATCCCGATCACCACCGGCCCGGCCCGGGAGACCCCGGCCCCGGAGGCGCCGACCATCGACGGCGTCACCACCGGCGGGACAGCCATCGCACGCGGCTGA
- a CDS encoding GGDEF domain-containing protein, translating into MNAVTGSIDTLVAEMYRSHRGLADRAATLARSAEAAGDRRLADLAGLIGAELHNRGGRAPEGIAQARAVLAGTGDRIVVARAHAVMAGGLWRIGDNAQAVRNAYPASRMLQPGDSAVLRADHAIVLALQVNDQRIGAVSHREFRVAQELAEAARVPSLVLANLNNWAWCSYAHGDLRTAADLVDRMRSCCERTEEPLNASCADTVARILLETGQHAAARTVIEQAVAHAEATDSDAIPNALMTLADIQRREGNVGAALYTLQTCRDMAARDQLADVDAIALKMIAGCHAELGDYAAAYREMVDFHELWTVRRSERSEVMARVAHAQFAVDEAQRTTERFREMAERDALTGLWNRRRSDARLAEILRTPAAQRGPVCVALVDLDFFKAVNDSHTHAVGDIVLCRVAELLSAAGGHAGRHGGEEFILLFDAPADEAAGRCEAVRAAVEAYDWAAVAPGLTVTASFGLTPLHPDDTARSVVNRADEALYAAKHAGRNRVILG; encoded by the coding sequence ATGAACGCCGTGACCGGCTCGATCGACACCCTTGTCGCCGAGATGTACCGCAGTCACCGGGGACTGGCGGACCGGGCTGCCACGCTGGCCCGGTCCGCCGAGGCCGCCGGTGACCGGCGGCTGGCCGACCTCGCCGGGCTGATCGGGGCCGAGCTGCACAACCGGGGCGGCCGGGCGCCCGAGGGCATCGCCCAGGCCCGGGCGGTGCTCGCCGGCACCGGCGACCGGATCGTCGTCGCCCGGGCGCACGCCGTGATGGCCGGCGGGCTGTGGCGCATCGGCGACAACGCGCAGGCCGTCCGGAACGCCTACCCGGCCAGCCGGATGCTGCAGCCGGGCGATTCCGCGGTGCTCCGCGCCGACCACGCGATCGTGCTGGCCCTGCAGGTCAACGATCAGCGCATCGGGGCCGTCTCGCACCGGGAGTTCCGGGTGGCGCAGGAGCTGGCCGAGGCGGCCCGGGTGCCGTCGCTCGTCCTGGCCAACCTCAACAACTGGGCCTGGTGTTCGTACGCGCACGGCGACCTGCGGACCGCGGCCGACCTGGTGGACCGGATGCGGTCGTGCTGCGAGCGTACGGAGGAACCGCTGAACGCCTCCTGCGCCGACACGGTCGCCCGGATCCTGCTGGAGACCGGGCAGCACGCCGCGGCCCGGACGGTCATCGAGCAGGCCGTCGCGCACGCCGAGGCCACCGACTCGGACGCCATCCCCAACGCGCTGATGACCCTGGCCGACATCCAGCGCCGGGAGGGCAACGTCGGCGCCGCCCTGTACACCCTGCAGACCTGCCGGGACATGGCGGCCCGGGACCAGCTGGCCGACGTCGACGCGATCGCGCTGAAGATGATCGCCGGTTGTCACGCGGAGCTCGGCGACTACGCCGCGGCGTACCGGGAGATGGTCGACTTCCACGAGCTGTGGACCGTGCGCCGCTCGGAACGCAGCGAGGTGATGGCCCGGGTCGCCCACGCCCAGTTCGCGGTCGACGAGGCGCAGCGCACCACCGAACGTTTCCGCGAGATGGCCGAGCGCGATGCCCTGACCGGCCTGTGGAACCGGCGCCGCTCGGACGCCCGGCTCGCCGAGATCCTGCGCACCCCGGCCGCACAGCGCGGCCCGGTCTGCGTGGCCCTGGTGGATCTGGACTTCTTCAAGGCGGTCAACGACAGCCACACGCATGCGGTCGGTGACATCGTGCTGTGCCGCGTCGCCGAGCTGCTGAGCGCGGCCGGCGGCCACGCGGGACGGCACGGCGGCGAGGAGTTCATCCTGCTCTTCGACGCCCCGGCCGACGAGGCTGCCGGTCGCTGCGAGGCGGTCCGCGCGGCCGTCGAGGCGTACGACTGGGCCGCCGTCGCGCCCGGCCTCACCGTGACCGCCAGCTTCGGCCTGACCCCGCTGCACCCCGACGACACCGCGCGCTCGGTGGTCAACCGGGCCGACGAGGCCCTCTACGCCGCCAAGCACGCCGGCCGCAACCGGGTAATCCTGGGCTAG
- a CDS encoding DUF5995 family protein has translation MTTTVGFDSNNVQSSAERLRTERLRLAPDEPGLVPHGRGWGEARQEMAELCDTPTVTIGDVLTKLTRAQGIMDLLPPPAANRVAAFNSLYYTITDRVARALGGPQVADPAFLELLDVEFAKRYFDALRLWGEEDHTTPDAWEVLFRRAQDQRVSRLAAAMLGVNAHINHDLALALVATWDQLGVTPEERMHPDYKLVNKIFYQEIPLLRRRYSSRWQLRIDGLTGDLDDWSQNILVAATRAHAWDQGRRLWELRSVDEDYAKALLMMDRASAYVGELLITSDGMVNRLGDILLLSRNRVRRVLTRRRARGH, from the coding sequence ATGACAACGACAGTCGGATTCGACAGCAACAACGTGCAGAGCAGCGCCGAGCGCCTGCGCACCGAACGCCTGCGCCTGGCCCCGGACGAGCCCGGCCTGGTGCCGCACGGCCGGGGCTGGGGCGAGGCTCGTCAGGAGATGGCCGAACTCTGCGACACCCCCACGGTCACCATCGGTGACGTGCTGACCAAGCTGACCCGGGCGCAGGGGATCATGGACCTGCTACCGCCGCCGGCGGCCAACCGGGTCGCCGCGTTCAACTCGCTGTACTACACGATCACCGACCGGGTGGCCCGGGCGCTGGGCGGCCCGCAGGTGGCCGACCCGGCGTTCCTCGAACTGCTCGATGTCGAGTTCGCCAAGCGCTACTTCGACGCGCTGCGGCTCTGGGGCGAGGAGGACCACACCACCCCGGACGCCTGGGAAGTGCTGTTCCGCCGGGCCCAGGACCAGCGGGTGAGCCGGCTGGCGGCGGCCATGCTCGGGGTCAACGCCCACATCAACCACGATCTGGCGCTCGCCCTGGTCGCCACCTGGGACCAGCTCGGCGTCACCCCCGAGGAGCGCATGCACCCCGACTACAAGCTGGTCAACAAGATCTTCTACCAGGAAATCCCGCTGCTGCGCCGCCGCTACTCCAGCCGCTGGCAGCTGCGCATCGACGGCTTGACCGGTGACCTCGACGACTGGAGCCAGAACATCCTGGTCGCCGCCACCCGGGCGCACGCCTGGGACCAGGGCCGCCGGCTGTGGGAGCTGCGGTCGGTGGACGAGGACTACGCCAAGGCGCTGCTCATGATGGACCGCGCCTCGGCCTATGTGGGCGAACTGCTGATCACCAGCGACGGCATGGTCAACCGGCTCGGCGACATCCTGCTGCTGAGCCGCAACCGCGTCCGCCGCGTCCTCACCCGCCGGCGCGCCCGGGGGCACTAG